In Arachis hypogaea cultivar Tifrunner chromosome 2, arahy.Tifrunner.gnm2.J5K5, whole genome shotgun sequence, a genomic segment contains:
- the LOC112724977 gene encoding uncharacterized protein yields MAGLLKKYGIIHKVATAYHSQTNGQAEVSNQEIKRILEKVVKPHRKDWSSKLGDALLAYRMAYKTPIGMSPFRLVYGKACHLPVEIEHKAYWAVKECNTGFGVGVEKKLQLVELECLRLEAYENSRLYKEKMKAVHDQHIKRREFRARELIILYNSRLRLMPGKLRSRWEGPYRVEKAKPYGVYHVRHPSSLNIFKVNGHRLKLYHGEKMKSNKEVSSLNIFKVNGHQLKLYHGEKMKSNKEVKVFLLGDAPEGEEI; encoded by the coding sequence atggcAGGGTTATTGAAGAAGTATGGCATCATCCATAAAGTGGCCACGGCATACCACTCTcaaacaaacggccaagccgaggtCTCCAATCAAGAAATCAAGCGGATATTGGAAAAGGTCGTGAAGCCTCACAGGAAGGATTGGAGTTCTAAGCTCGGTGATGCGCTTTTGGCCTACCGAATGGCATACAAAACGCCAATTGGTATGAGCCCGTTCCGGTTAGTTTATGggaaggcttgccaccttccggtggagataGAGCATAAAGCGTATTGGGCTGTAAAAGAGTGCAACACGGGGTTTGGGGTTGGAGTCGAAAAGAAACTACAATTGGTGGAGCTTGAGTGCCTTagattggaagcttatgagaattcaaggctttacaaggagaagatgaaagcGGTGCATGACcaacacataaaaaggagagaatttagAGCCAGAGAACTAATTATCCTCTATAACTCTAGGTTGAGGTTGATGCCCGGAAAGCtaagatcaaggtgggaaggcccgtatagagtagagaaggccaaaCCATATGGGGTCTACCACGTAAGGCACCCCTCAAGCCTCAATATCTTCAAAGTAAATGGCCATCGGCTAAAGCTATATCATGGGGAGAAAATGAAAAGCAACAAAGAGGTCTCAAGCCTCAATATCTTCAAAGTGAATGGCCATCAGCTAAAGCTATATCATGGGGAGAAAATGAAAAGCAACAAAGAGGTCAAGGTGTTCCTTCTCGGGGACGCACCTGAGGGCGAGGAGATATGA